The DNA segment TCCGAGACACTCAACTTCTAAACGGACGCCCGGATGACGCCCTGCTCCCATCagtccttttctttctttcttcatgTTTGAATAAcctccacacacacagaagGAACTTTGTTTCGTTTGCTGTCATTTTGTTGTTTATCGTGATGAGTGGTAACCACGGCAACCATCCTAATAATTAATgagacacacaaacgcacaaatCAATAAGgactgatgattttttttttttaaatatcagcAATGATTACAGCACAGCTTGGCTTTGAGCACAGAATGACTTCTTATGAATATTAACGTGTATCTATGAAAATATATCCAACTGTATTTATTAAAGAATAGCGAGAAATTATCGTGCGTGTTTTTGTAACGTCGAAAAAGCAAACCCAAAGCCATTCCTTCGTAAGGTGCAACACCCAAAAAGGAACCGTGAAAGCTTTTCttcatttcatttgaatgcACGAGGCAAAATATGAACTCATACATGTCATGTATGGAAGATATGATGAATGTATAGCTGTTGGGAATTGAACATATATAAGAATGAAACTGATTCAACAAATAATAAAAGTCCCTGGTTATGTTGGCTGAGTGTACAGTGTGTATTTTTGCGTAATCATATTGTATACCTTAAATGTGTTTATCAATCATTTAAGATGAAATCATTAAAAATAACCAGACAAAACTGCATCTTAACATGTTAATGCCATTTGATTGTCCCAAAAACGTGAATACAAGATCAAATTTTAATATTTACAAAACCAAAGGTGAAAAAAAACGAATATTGCACATGCACACAACAAAGTGATTATTAGCTAAATCATTATTTATAAAGTAGAAAATAAACATGGGAGAGCAAATATGAAAAATGGAGTCaagaaatgaaaatgtttgtttctGTCTGTCATGCACAAGTATGAAAATACAATTAACACAGCTGAGAACATAGCCAGCTAGCTCTCATGTTTGGCTTGAGAAAAATTCAGGAGTACAAAAATAACAAacatcatttgcattttttccaaCAATCATTTCATTTATGGAAATATTTGCTAAGTGTGATTTTATTCATTAAGTGAACTTTCAGAAAGTTGTACAAGCTTAACTGGCAGTGGAACCTTGGaattccaaatttttttttagcattgtaACTTGCGTATACTCCGCGAAATCCTCTTGAAGTCGCGGCGGCCCTTCTGCCAGCGTTTGAGCGAGGTCACCACCAGGCGTCCGTCGTCCATCCTCTGTCCCACCACCAGGTAGGCGGCGTTGATGTCGTTGATCTCGTCGCAGACGCAGCGCAGGCCGTCTTTGAGCCACAGCGCCGTCTTGCGCAAGTCGCGCTCGCTGACGCCGTGCAACTTGTAGATGGTCTTGCTCTTGTTCTCCGGCACGATCCGTGTGTCGCCGTCCATGTAGGAGATCTCCTTCACTTTGATTTTCAGAGCTCAAAGACAGAAAAAGGCCATTGTTACAATCCAAACAGATATTTAGAtttattataaaatataaagATTAGTGTTGTATTCTCCGACTGAATGTAGAGCTGAGAACATTAATCGGCAAGTAATCGATTATCAGTTTAATCCTACTTGAATCATCGATTAATCGTTTGGAGGcattttttaacctgagaattGTCTTGCGTCAGCCTCTCAAATGTAATTGTTCCTTAATTTCTGCTTGTTgccgatacaaaaaaaaaaaaatcgtctgAGCTTGGCACgtttggaaaaatgtagaagattTTTCAAACAGATCAACTATAATACTGAAGAAATGTCAATCGTGAGCGCTTACCAAAATCGTTTTTGCACAAGCTGTCCACTATCTCGTTGTCATTTTCATCGGTTTCCTTGCAGGCGTCACACACTCTGGGCACTGAAagacaaaaaacacaacaacactTCTGTAACCTCATGAATTTGTTGTGTTTGGAGGACGAGAGACGTCACTCGCACCTTCTACGGCGTCTGGCACGGCGTTGCGGACGTCGGTGGGCGGGATGCACAGGTGCTCGCCGTCGTCGGCCGGGAAGGCGCTGCAGTCGAGCATGGGGGGCCACGGGAAACCGAAAGCGGCCATGACGGGCGCGCAGCCGCGCTCCACGCCCTCGCACAGCGAGCGGCACGGCCGGACGGCCTCGTCCAGGTCGGGCAAGCAGACGGGCGCGAAGAGCGAGCAAAGGAATTTGCGGGTATCCGGGTGGCAGCGCTTGTGCACCAGCGGGATCCACGAGGACGCCTGCTGCACCGCCTCGCTCATGCTCTCGTGGCCCAGCAGGTTGGGCAGACGCATGTCGCTGTACTCCATGTCCCGGCACAGCTGCAGCGAGGCTGGGATGGCTTTGCACTGGCTGCGCTTGTACGGGCGCTCCTCCGACTCCTCACGCGGGGCGCCCGACTCGTACGGGCCAGCGGACGCCCAAGCCGACGACGTCAGCAGCAGGGCCCACGCCGCGGACAAAGCCACTGCCGGCGTCATCTTGTGCGCGCAAGACTGCAAGTGGGGGTCTCTCCCAGAGACTTTTCTTCAGTCAACACTCTGGGAGGAGTCCCAGGCGCGTCCTTGGGGCGGGGGCGTCGCTGAGAAGGACTGTTcctataggaaaaaaaaaaaagtgtgagtcTGACATGATTTCTGCCCAAATAAAGACTTGATTCAACTTTTTAGAAAACAGTTTGCGCCCGCcatttctttttgttgttgtaattcTGAATGTAATTTCTTTCTTGACCACTAGACGGCGACATACCACGTGTGAGACTCCTCTTGTCAGATTATGACGTCTGGAAAATATTATTTGCAACTTTTATCTCCTAAAGCTTTacgtttttggtgccatttgacTTGCATGTGTACAGTTACGTAAATATCTAGAGACTGGGTGACGGCTAAATTTAGCATAAGCCTTATTTTTGTCCTAGTCTTGTTTCCCAGCCTTCTTTGTGGAAATCATAACAAAAGTGGCTTGACGCGTTTGCTTCATTGCAGCCAAATCAGCCATGTCGGCAGGTCATCTGTCTGTCCCGGGTGCTTTTCAAATAGGCAGGAAACGTCAGCCGGGGCGTTTAGGTCTGCTCAATGGAGCGTTCATTTTCCATCATTAGAAGGATTGTGGTGCACTTCAGCGCACCCGGGGGTGGGGATGGGTTGGGGCGGGGGGCAGTGAGGGGTAAAGGTAACCCGATGCGGACTCCACACTTCTGCTTCTTCTCAGACGCCAACTCTTTGcttcctctttaaaaaaaacaaaaaaaaacatcaacaaccTCGCAACAGCCTTTTGTGTGACGTTTGTCaggaaaaatcttttttttttttcattgaaaagtACACAAAGTGGACAGTTGGTGATTAGTGTGTCAAATTCACGCTTTTGTGCGTCACATCAAAAAAGCTCAACATGGGGTCCTAATTGGGTCCCGCTAAATACCTCCTAATTTTGCCTGTCCAAAAACAGAACAGCATGGCTTTGCTGTTATTCTTGCTACATGGCCAAGGCCTGAGACATTTTTAGACTGGAGGTGGTTTAGAGCCAGGGACACACAACAGGGGTCTTgctatgatgtgtgtgtgtgttgtccaaagaccccatccatcaatgaaggggaaggggggggggggtggaggtCACCTGCCCTCCTGTTTCCAGCCCCAAAACAACCCCGGCTGCTTTCCGAGAGGGTTCAGAGGTCACCTGACTTGGTCGTCACAGACACTCTTTTAAAGAGGTGACATTCACGCTTGAGGCCTCGATCGCATGTTGGGCTTAGGAGACTGACAGCAGCTATCAATCAATACCTTTATTTTGAATGCTATGGAAAAATAGCACATggatatttgtttgtttgaattTAAAGTGTCATtgcaatcatttaaaaaataaaataaaaatattgcatACAATGGCTAATAATAATATGATTGGAGGAAATAAATTGGAGACCATCTGTTTTGTATCATATGATGGCAGCAGcaggcaaaacaacaacaaaacacacacacacacacacacacaagtgattTGATTGAATCCAAATGTGACGCTTGAGGCTGCTTCGTGTATCCAACTTTGACCTTCTCTCGCATGCCCGCCGCCAACTTAAACCCCTCCCCCGCCTCCCAACCACCGCCTTTGGCCCAGAGGAGCTAAAACATGCTCTTAGGTTATATTCCAACAGCTAAAATTTCTAACAAAATATTACTGTAACCATGACTGGCTTCAaactgtgaagaaaaaaaaaagaatcagacAAGATAAACTCATCTTAACGTGTCAATTTAAAGTCTTCAAATGGAATATTGGAGTAAATACTGACCAAAATATGGAATtttgtaaaaagaaaatggaaagccttttttttttttttttggtgcaggAGCACAATAGCCGTTCCGAGGTTGGAACATGAGCTGCTCTAAAAGGCACTTTTAGAATGACAGTGAGCGATAACAAGCCAACTTCTCCGGGCACGCTCCATATGGTTTGCATAAGAGACGAGGTAAGCACTTGTGTGATGAATTACCTCCACCGAGGAGGTCAGGCGTGCTTTTTGTTTGCTTATTTGCGTGTCCATCAGCGGGATTGCACAAACGTATTTTCGTGCTTTTAGTATCTTTCGCGATCAGCATTCATGAAAAgcctcaattttttttcttctgtttggCCAGATCACACGATACGGTGAAAGAGCTCCTCCATCAGTCTGGAATCGCGAATGGGAGAAAAATAGCAAAGTCGCACACCAACGCGAGTCAATAAATAACGGCGCACCTCCAAGTGATTACATGGAGGGTCAAGGCCGCAGTGTTTATTGTCTCGGCGGCCGAGACGTCTGGTAGAGGTTTCAGCGTGCCTCAATGTTTGCTGAGACGGGGAGGGGTGCACTGAATGAACTTCTGTCATTTTGTATTGTCCTTGAATCATGTTGCCGCGTAACGTAACATTTTTGAAGAGGTATACCTCAACTCATTTCATGAAATGAATCATATGGTAGATTGTGAGTTTTGAACCTGGGCCTTCAGTAGTGAATTATTGCTAACGCTAAAAACGCTGTGTGGCGAGGTATTTTGGACACACAATTCCATTTCTCGTCTAATATAGCACAATCAATATTTATCAAACATTTTCAATCAAATCCATTGTACTCACCAGAGATGCCGATGTGCGATTTCTTTGCCTTCTTTTGAACGTGGCCCAAACATTTTAATTTCCAGGTTAAAACAAGCAAGCCAAAGGTTGGTTGACCTCGACTCATCAAGTCCAGTTTTTCTTGAAAAGTGCATGTCCGCCATTGTCCTTCCCTAAAAAGCAATCTTTGAATCCTGTTAAGATCAACCAATCAAAAAGGTAAACAGAACAAACTAGTTCGCTGAGCCAATCAGAAGAGATGAAAACGCTTACGTCACACTGAGCCGTTGTAAAAGTGAAGAGCGGTGAATCTAAAATCGGATTGGTTCAAAGAAGAAATCCCTGACACAGATTGAATCAGGAGATGATATTCATGTGACATAAACTCAATTAAAGCAACTTTTTACCAAGAAAATTCAAAAGTATACCTGTCTATTCGGTCATTCTAtaacaggggtctcaaactagaGATTGAATCTGGACGTATGTGGGTGACAGAGtaatctacaaaaaaaatgttcaagtaTTCCAAAAAAGTCAAGCTGAAGCTAAACACTTGATCAAACTTGGATTTCTGCTTCAAGCAGACTTGCGGTAAGGGGCCCCGAATCCAGTCTGATACCCCCCACCCCGGCGTCAGATATAATTGGAGAGGTCCTGGGGCTCCTGATAGTGAGCGACGAAAGCGAAGGGGAGAATGTTGGCGTCATGGCCGTCGGTGTGAGACCCGTGTTCCTGGCCAAGGGGGAGTAGGCGTACCTGGGATAGGATGGCCGCCGCCTCAGGCTGCGTGCCCGAGATGGTTTGCGGGGCGGCACTGTCCGCACCCCCGGCTGGGCTACAGATGTTATGAGCGGAGGCGGCGGGTGATCCAGGTCCTTGCGGCCCCCTGGGAGCTCCTGGTCCGGGAGCATCCCGATTTCGGTGAAGACCTCCGCCAGAGTCTGGAAGCAAGGCTCCCAGTCTAGCAAGTAGTCCCATCTGCGGTCCCCGTCCAGATACTCCAGAGAATCTGCAGACTTCCCTTCTGAATTCCTTTCTCTAATCCTTACAAGGAGTCCTTGTCCTGGTCCATCTTCTTTGAAATGGTGCAGACTTTCGATGCTGGCCATCCCCGAGACCAAACATAGACCGGGCGATAAGAATTGTCCTGACCCAACAGTCACAGATTGGCAGGATGCTGGGGTTTCCAAGATCCCTTTTTCATCTGGTTCGCAGCAGGGGTACTCGTTGATCCACTTGATCTCCTGGTCCTCGGCCGTCTCGCCTTCCGCCGAGCCACGGCCGCTCTGGATGGAAGGTGTTTGGCGGCTGGACGCGTCACAGTTTTTCGTTATGATGACAGGTTTCATGTCTTGCAGTGAGAAGGCTTGGTCCGGTTGCTTCAGGTTTGTGGCCGTGTTTTTGAGGCCAGCCTCTTTGAGTTTTGATCTGAGCACCAAGCCGACGAAGACAACAAGGATCAGCAGGAATGCAACAAGTGAGATGCTTAGACTAAGGATGTGGCTGTCAAGCGTCACCCCAACGGCCGCCCCGGCCAAACTGGATACGTTGATAAAAACCTGACAGAAAGTTGTCCTGGACCCTGGTCGGGGACTTCTGGCGGACACGACCAGCTTCAGTACATCCTCGCCGCCCTGTCTGCGAAACACAGGTCCTGACGCATAGATGGCTCCAAAGGTTTTATCAATGGAGAAGATTGACGGTGGGTCCAGAAGGGAGTATTCCACCAAcccgtccacacctccatcttgGTCCAGTGCCATCACAAAGCCAACGGCATCCCTTGGCTTGGCGTTTCGGGGCAGGAGGAAACGGTATTGGCTCTGTGTGAAGAGGGGACTAAACTCGTCCACTCCCTTGACAGAAACATGCACTTGGACTGTCGCCACCTTGTCGCCTTTGTCCCGGGCTTCCACCACCAAGCAGtactggctctcacgctcgtagTCCAAGGTCTGCCGGGTGTGAACATCACCGGTGCGGGGATCCACGGCCAAGGCGGACTCTTTCCCACTAGAATCTCCGAAACAGGAGGACAGGACGGAGTAGGTAAGTTGTCCATAGGCGCCCATGTCTTTGTCGACACCACGGATGGCGCAGACGTGGGTGAACGCTGGAAGATTCTCCAGCACGGAACAATTAAACGTGGGGAACAGGAAGAAGGGACCGTTGTCATTCTCGTCCAGCACGGTGATGAAAACCTTGGTGAACGCCGTCTTCCGATCTTTTGTAGAGTCGTCGCCATCAGACACCCGGACGATGAGGGTATATTCGGATTCTTCCTCGTAGTCTAGCGAGGTGTTGACCACCAAAAGTCCAGACTCAGGGTCCATCTTGAGGCGTCCTCCGCTGTTCCCTGAGATGATGTCATAGCGCAGTAGACCGTTGACTCCCTCATCGGGATCTGTCGCATTGACCTGCGCCAGGCTGGTGCCCGGGTGGCTGTTTTCGCTGACTCGAACGTGATACTCTGGCCTCGGAAAAACCGGCGCGTTATCATTGCAGTCCGAGACAGTCACCATGATAACGGCGGAGCTGCTGAGACGTGGCGTCCCTCGATCGGATACTCTCACCGTGAGTGCGTAGTTCTTACCGATCTCACGGTCCAGCGGGCCACACAGTACCAGCTGCCCGACGTTGTTCATCCGATTCTCCACCTGTGTGGTTTTGACTTCCAAACAGAAACGCCTCTCTTCGTTTCCTGCAAAGAGGGCGTAGTCCAGGTACGTGTTTTCGGGGCTCCGGTCTCGGT comes from the Syngnathus scovelli strain Florida chromosome 5, RoL_Ssco_1.2, whole genome shotgun sequence genome and includes:
- the LOC125968384 gene encoding secreted frizzled-related protein 2; the encoded protein is MTPAVALSAAWALLLTSSAWASAGPYESGAPREESEERPYKRSQCKAIPASLQLCRDMEYSDMRLPNLLGHESMSEAVQQASSWIPLVHKRCHPDTRKFLCSLFAPVCLPDLDEAVRPCRSLCEGVERGCAPVMAAFGFPWPPMLDCSAFPADDGEHLCIPPTDVRNAVPDAVEVPRVCDACKETDENDNEIVDSLCKNDFALKIKVKEISYMDGDTRIVPENKSKTIYKLHGVSERDLRKTALWLKDGLRCVCDEINDINAAYLVVGQRMDDGRLVVTSLKRWQKGRRDFKRISRSIRKLQC